CCTGTCCTTCACGGTCGCACCGGGCCGGGTGACCGGGTTCCTGGGTCCCAACGGCTCGGGCAAGACCACCACGCTGCGGATGCTGCTGGGCCTGACCAGGCCCACCACCGGCCGGGCGCTCGTGGGGGAGCGGGCGTACGCCGAGCTGCCGGTGCCGGGCGCCGTCGTCGGCGCCGCGCTCGAGCCCGGCTTCCACCCCGGGCGCACCGCCCGCGGCCACCTGGAGGCGTGGGCGCCCCAGGTCGGGGCCAGCCGGGCGCGCTGCCGCGAGGTGCTGGCGATGGTCGGGCTCGACCAGAGCGCCGAGCGCCGGGTCGGCGGCTTCTCCCTCGGCATGCGCCAGCGCCTGGGCCTGGCCGCCGCGCTGCTGGCCGACCCGCCGGTGCTGGTGCTCGACGAGCCCGCGAACGGCCTCGACCCCGAGGGCATCAAGTGGCTGCGCGGGATGCTGCGCCACCTCGCGGCCGAGGGGCGCACCGTCCTGGTCTCGAGCCACGTGCTCGGCGAGGTGCAGCACACCGTCGACGACGTGGTCATCATCGCGCAGGGCCGGCTCGTGCACGCCTCCCCGCTCGAGGGCCTGGCCGCGCTCGCCGAGCCCCGCACCTACGTCGAGTCGCCCGAGGTCGAGCGCCTCACCGGCGTGCTGGCCGAGCAGGGCTGGGCCACCTCACCCGGCGCGCGAGGGGCCACCGGCGTGGTCGTCGAGGGGGTCGCCGCCGCCCGGGTCGGCGCCGCCGTGCACGCCGCCGGCCTCGAGCTGCACCAGCTCACCTCGCAGGGCACCGACCTCGAGGACGTCTTCTTCCACCTCGTCGAGCAGGCCGGCGACCGCCGCCAGCCGCAGGAGGTCGTGGCATGAGCACCCCGCAGCGGCTGCGCGTCGCCCTGGTCGCCGAGCACCGCAAGCTCGTGAGCACCCGGATCTGGTGGATCCTCGCGCTCGCGATGGCCGCCTACCTCGCCTTCGTCGGCGGCGTGCTGGCCCTCAGCGCCACCGTCACCCCGCCCGGCGAGGGCACCCCGCAGCTCACCGGCATCGACGCCGCGCTGTCGACGTACGGCGTGCTCAACGCGATCGGCTACGTCTTCCCGCTCGTCGTCGGCACCCTGGCCGTCACCACCGAGCACCGCCACCGCACCATCGAGCAGACCTACCTCGTCGAGCCGCGCCGCGGTGTGGTGCTGGTGGCCAAGCTGCTCGGCACCGTGCCGGTGGGGCTGCTGCTCGGCGTCGTCGGCACCGCCGGCCTGGTCGCCACGGCCGCGCCGGTGCTGGCCTGGCAGGGCGACGGCGCCTTCCTCACCAGCGGCCGCGTCTGGGAGACGCTGCTGCTCGGGGTGGTCGTCACCGCGCTGTGGGCGGTGCTGGGCGCGGCGTTCGGAGCCGTGCTGACCAACCAGGTCGCCGCGATCGTGGTGGTCCTGGCCTTCACGCAGTTCGTCGAGCCGATCGCCCGGGTCGCGCTCGCGGCCTTCGAGTCGCTCTCGGGGGTCTCGGCCTACCTGCCCGGTGCCGCCGCCGACGCGGTCGTGGGCGCCAGCTTCTTCAGCGGCTTCGGCGGTGCCGACCTGCTGCCGCGCTGGGGCGGCGCCCTCGTGCTGCTGGCGTACGTCGCAGCACTGGCGCTGGTGGGCTGGTGGCGGGCCCGCTCCAGCGACGTGGGCTGACGCTCAGCGCGGCGCTCCTCCACAGGCGGGGGCCGGGCGAGGTGTGCGCGGCGGCCGGGTCGGGTAGGCACCGGCCATGACCTCGCGCACCGACCGGCCGCCGGCGCCGCTGCTGGCGCTCGCCGCGGTGGCGGTCGCGCTGGTGCTGGTGACCGGCGGTGTCGTGGTGGCCGGCTGGGCGGGTCGCGTCGGTGGCCCGGCACCCGCAGGCGACCCGGGGGACGGGGCCGCCGCCGTGCAGCTGGTGCGCGGCGGGGAGCACGACGCGGCCGTCCTCGAGGTCGGCGACGGCTGGACCCTGCGCCCGCGCGGCACCTCGCTCTTCTACACCGACGCGCAGGGCCGGATCAGCGCCGGCATCGACGGCGCCGCGGTGTTCCGCGACGGGTTCTGCGAGGCGGACGGCCCCGGAGCCCCCGGCCGGCCCTCCAACCGGGCGATCGCCGGGTTCGGCCGGGTCTCGCGGCTGGCGCCACGGGCCACGAGCCGCGAGCTCGCTCGGCAGTGGCGCGACGCCGTCGCCTACGACCACCGCACCGCCACCACCCACGAGACCGGCCCGCTGCGCACCCGCGAGGTCGAGCTCGCCGACGGTTCTGCGGCGGTGCGCACCGACGTCGCGCTGCGCGTCGCCGACCCCGGCGTCTGCGAGGCGGCCCGGGTGCAGATCAGCGTGGTCAGCCTCGACACCGGCCGCTGGACCTCCAGCGTGGTGCTGGTGCGCGACCGGGGCGTGCCCGACGCGCTCGGCGACGCCGCCGCCGACCGGCTGCTGGGCAGCCTGCGCCCCACCTCGGGGGAGCCGGCTCAGAGCTTGCGCAGCCGCACGTAGCGCACCGAGTGGTCGATGTCCTTGCGCAGCACCAGGGTGGCCCGCGAGCGGGTCGGCAGCACGTTCTGCACCAGGTTGGGCCCGTTGATGGTGTCCCAGATCCGCTCGGCCTCCGCGACCGCCTCGTCGTGGCTCAGCGCGCCGTACTTGGAGAAGTAGGACCCCGGGTCGCGGAACGCGGTCTCGCGCAGCCGCAGGAACCGGTCGACGTACCACTGGCGGATCTTGTCGCGCCCCGCGTCGACGTAGACGCTGAAGTCGAAGAAGTCGCTGAGCACCAGCCCGGCGGTGCCGTCCTCGCGGATGCGCGGCGGCTGCAGCACGTTGAGGCCCTCGATGATCACGATGTCGGGGCGCTTGATGACGACCTTCTCGTCGGGCACCACGTCGTAGACCAGGTGGGAGTAGGTCGGCGCCTCCACCTCGTCCTTGCCCGACTTGATGTCGACCACGAAGCGCAGCAGCGCGCGCCGGTCGTAGGACTCGGGGAAGCCCTTGCGCTGCAGGATGCCGCGGCGCTCCAGCTCGGCGTTGGGGTAGAGGAAGCCGTCGGTGGTCACCAGCGCCACGTTGGGGTGCTCGGGCCAGTGCGCCAGCATCTGCTGCAGCACCCGCGCCGTGGTCGACTTGCCGACCGCCACCGAGCCCGCGAGCCCGATCACGAACGGCGTGCGCGGCGGGGTGCGGCGGTGCAGGAAGTCCTCCTGGCTGCGGTGCAGCTCGCCGGCCGACTCGACGTACAGGCTCAGCAGCCGCGAGAGCGGCAGGTAGACCTCGCGCACCTCGTCGAGGTCGAGCTCGTCACCGAGGCCGCTGAGCTCGTGGATCTCCTCCTCGGAGAGCGGGTCCGCGGTGGCCGTGTCGGCCAGTGCCGCCCAGGCCGAGCGGTCGAGCTCGATGTACGGCGACGTCTCGCGGCCGTTGTCGTCGTGGCCGCCGTTGAGGTGGCCCCGGCCAGGCGAGGACATGGCCGCGATTGTTGCAGCCCCCGCGCCGCGCGCGTCGGGCGGTCCGCGCCTCGATAGACTCACCACCCATGTGCGGGATCGTGGGGTACGTCGGGCAGCGTCCCGCCGAGCTGGTCGTCATCGAGGGGCTGCGGCGCCTGGAGTACCGCGGCTACGACTCGGCCGGCATCGCCCTGGTCGACGAGGGGGCGCTGGTCACCCGCAAGAAGGCCGGCAAGCTCGCCAACCTCGAGAAGGTCGTCGACGACGACCCGCTGCCGCCCTCGACGATCGGCATCGGGCACACCCGCTGGGCCACCCACGGCGCCCCCAACGACGTCAACGCCCACCCCCACGTCGGGGCGACCGGGCGGGTGGCGATGGTGCACAACGGCATCATCGAGAACTTCGACGACCTGCGGGCCCGGCTCGAGGACGACGGCCACCAGCTGGTCTCCGAGACCGACACCGAGGTCGTGGCCCACCTGCTGGAGCTGCAGGTCGCCTCCGGCGTCGACCTGACCACCGCGATGCAGCGGGTGTGCAGCCGCCTCGAGGGTGCCTTCACGCTCGTGGCCGTCGACGCCCAGGACCCCACCGCCGTGGTGGCCGCGCGCCGCAACAGCCCGCTGGTCGTGGGTCTCGGCGAGGGCGAGAACTTCCTCGGCTCCGACGTCGCCGCCTTCATCGAGCACACCCGCGAGGCGCTCGAGCTCGACCAGGACCAGGTCGTGACCATCACCGCCGACGGCGTGGCCGTGTCGGGCTTCGACGGCACCCCGGCGCAGGGCCGGCCCTACCACGTCGACTGGGACCTCTCCGCGGCCGAGAAGGACGGCCACGACTGGTTCATGCGCAAGGAGATCTTCGAGCAGCCGCGCGCCGTGGCCGACTCGCTGCTGGGGCGCCGTACCCGCGAGGGGGCGCTGCACCTCGACGAGATGCGCCTCTCCGACCAGGAGCTGCGCGACGTCGACAAGATCATCATCATCGCGGCCGGCACCTCCTTCTACGCCGGCATGGTCGCCAAGTACGCCATCGAGCACTGGTGCCGGATCCCCGTCGAGGTCGAGCTGTCCAGCGAGTTCCGCTACCGCGACCCGATCCTCGACTACTCCACGCTCGTGGTGGCGATCAGCCAGTCCGGCGAGACCGCCGACACCCTGCAGGCGATCCGCCACGCCCGCACCCAGCGCTCGAAGGTGCTGGCGATCTGCAACACCAACGGCTCGACCATCCCGCGCGAGTCCGACGCGGTCATCTACACCCACGCCGGCCCCGAGATCGGCGTCGCCTCCACCAAGGGGTTCCTGACCCAGCTGGTGGCCTGCTACCTGCTCGCGCTCTACCTCGCGCAGGTCAAGGGCACCCGCTACGGCGACGAGATCGCCGAGGTGATGAGCCAGCTGGAGGAGATGCCCGGCCACATCGAGACCGTGCTCTCGCGCGCCGACGACGTCTACGCGCTCGCCGCCGACCACGTCGGCACCCGCTCGGTGCTCTTCCTGGGCCGCCACGCCGGCTACCCGGTCGCGCTCGAGGGGGCGCTGAAGCTCAAGGAGCTGGCCTACATCCACGCCGAGGGCTTCGCCGCCGGCGAGCTCAAGCACGGCCCGATCGCGCTGATCGAGCAGGACCTGCCAGTGCTGTGCGTGGTCCCGCCCCGCGGGCGCGACCAGCTGCACGACAAGATGCTCAGCGGCATCCAGGAGGTCCGCGCCCGTGGCGCCCGCACGATCTGCCTGGCCGAGGAGGGCGACGACTCCATCACGTCGTACGCCGACGTGCTGGTCCGGCTGCCCCGGGTGCCGGTGCTGCTCCAGCCCCTGGTCGCGGTGGTCCCGCTGCAGCTCTTCGCCTGCGAGCTGGCCACCCAGATGGGCCACGACGTCGACCAGCCCCGCAACCTCGCCAAGTCCGTCACGGTCGAGTGAGCGCGCCGTGCCCGTGATCGGCGTCGGCATCGACGTCTGCGACATCGAGCGCTTCGCCGAGTCCCTGGAGCGCACCCCCGCGCTGCGCGAGCGGCTCTTCACCCCGGCCGAGGCGACCCGGCCGCTGGCCTCGCTCGCCGCCCGCTTCGCGGCCAAGGAGGCGCTGGCCAAGGCCCTGGGCGCCCCGGTGGGGATGGCCTGGCACGACTGCGAGGTGGTCAACGAGTCGTCGGGGCGCCCGCTGCTGGAGATCCGGGGCAGCGTGCGCGCCCGCGCCGACGAGCTCGGGGTCGCCCACCTGCACCTCTCGCTCTCCCACGACGCCGGCATCGCCTCGGCCGTGGTGGTCCTCGAGGCGTGACCCGCCGCGGGAGCGCGCCGACGTGATCCAGGTCTCGTCAGGCTTAACACGTTGGTGACCGGGGAGGTAAAGAACGGTCTTGCCGCGTAACACGCGGCAGCGAGGGTTCACCTGCCTACCTGCCCGTTCGAGAGGAACAGCGTGAACAAGAAGAAGACCACCCGGGCGTCGTTGCTCGCCGCCGGCTCGATGGGGATCGCCGTGCTCGCGGTCGGCCCCACCGCCGCCCCCGCACTGTCGACCCCGGCGCTGTCCACCGCGGCGGCCCCGGCCGCCGCCGGCGGCGGCTACCTCGCCCCGTACTTCACCGCCGCCGACCTGACCGGTGACCGCGAGGTCACCGTCGACGACCTCGACCTGCTGGTCGAGGCGATGGGCACCACCAGCACCGACGCGTCGTGGCCCGACGTGGCGCCGGCCGACCTCGACGGCGACCTCGTCATCACCGTCTCCGACCTCGCGGCCCTCTCGCAGCGGGTGCTACACGACGACGGGGACTTCGCGCTCGTCGAGGCCAGCGCCGTGGAGATGCAGAAGGCGATGAACGCCGGCGTCGTCACCTCGGTGCAGCTCACCCAGGCCTACCTCGACCGCATCGCCGCCTACGACCGCACCGTCGTGGACACCTCCCCGACCGGTCGCGCCCTGGCCTCGATCATCGCCACCAGCGACGTGGCCCTCGAGGCCGCGGCCGCCAGCGACGCCGCCCGCGCCGTCAACGGCGGGCCCTCGAGCATGCTCGACGGCATCCCGGTGCTGCTCAAGGACAACTACGACACCGTCGACATGCCCACCACCGCCGGCTGCGGGTGCTGGGAGGACAACCAGACCGAGGACGACGCCGCCATGGTCGAGGGCCTGCGCGCCGACGGCGCGATCATCCTGGGCAAGGCCAGCCTCGACGAGTTCGCCTTCGGCTTCACCTCGCAGTTCAGCGCCGGCTCCGAGCCCGGCGACACGGTGTACGTCGCCAGCCCGTACGCCACCGACAAGACCGCGGGCGGCTCCAGCGGCGGCACCGGTGCCGCGATCGCCGCCAACCTCGGCGCGATCGGCTTCGGCACCGACACCGGCGGCTCGATCCGGGTGCCCTCGAGCTACAACCAGCTCGTCGGCGTGCGCCCCACGGTCGGCCTGGCCAGCCGCGACGGCATCGTGCCGCTCGCGCTCAGCCAGGACACCGGCGGCCCGATGACCCGCTCGGTCTCCGACGCGGCCATCGCGCTGGACGCCGTGGTCGGGAGCGACCCCGCCGACCCGGTGACCGCCGACGCCGACGACCGCGCGCCCGAGTCGTACACCTCCTACCTCGACCCCGAGGCGCTCGCGGGCGTGCGGATCGGCTACCTGGCCTCGATGCTGCCCAACGACCTCGCGGTGCAGCGGCTGTGGGCGCAGGCGGTCGAGGACCTCGAGGCCCAGGGCGCCACGGTCGAGGAGATCTCCATCGACGGCATCGACCCGGTGCTCGGCGAGGGCAGCGGCTCGACCAACGAGTTCAAGCACGACCTCGACGACTACATCGAGGCCCACCTCGGTGAGAGCGTCGCGGCCCGCTCGCTGCGCGCCATCATCGACACCGGCCACATCGTCCCCTCGCGCGCCTCGACGTACGACCGTCGCGAGCAGGTCACCGCGGAGGAGTACGACGCCTGGATGGAGTCGCACACCGCCGTCCTCGAGGGCGGTCGCGCGCTGGTCACCGGTGCGCTCGACGACAACGACCTCGACGCGATCGTCTACCCCTCGGGGCGGCCGTACGGCACCCACAGCACCAACATGCGCCTGAGCCCCAACACCGGGCTGCCGGCCGTGACCGTGCCGATGGGCCAGGCCGTCGCGACCGACCTGTCCGTCACCGGGGCGGGTGTGAACCTGGAGTTCCTGGGCCGTGAGTACGCCGAGGGCGACCTGCTGGGCATGACCTACGCCTACGAGCAGGCCACCGCGCACCGCACAACCCCCGAGCTCTACGGCGCCCTCGCCGGCGACGTGCTCGAGGGCGTCGGCAGCGACGAGTCCGCGACCCCCGGCGACGGGACGGTCACGATCTCGGCGCCGGCCAAGGTCAAGGCGGGCCAGGAGTTCACGGTCACCGTCGAGCAGGACGCCGCCGACCTCTACGCCTACGACCTCAGCATCGGCTTCGACCCCGGTGCGGTGACCTACGTGGTCGACAGCGCGGGCACCGACGACACCGGCGCCACCTACGAGTCGACGGGCGAGGGCGAGGTCGCGGTGACCCACACCAAGCTCGGCACCTCGCCGGCGACATCGGGCGAGACGACCCTGGCCACCCTCACCTTCGTGGCCACCGCCTCCGGGCCCACCGGCCTGGTGGTCGAGGAGCTCGAGACCGTCGACTCCGAGGGCACCGCCACCACCGTGGTCGAGGCCGCCGACGCCGAGGTCGACGTGCGCAAGGTCCCGACGTCCCTCGACGTCGACCTCAGCGACGACAAGGTCTCGAAGGGCTCCAAGGTCTCGCTGGTCGCCACCGTCGGCGCCGCCGGCTCGATCGCCCCCACCGGCAAGGTCAAGGTGCTCGTCGACGGTGACGTCGTGCGCCGCGCCGAGGTCGTCGACGGAGTCGCCGAGACCCGCTTCAAGGCCCGCTCGCTGGGCCGCAACAAGGTCATCGTCCGGTTCCTGCCCGCCGACCCCTTCAAGAAGAGCAAGGGCAAGGCGGTCCTCCGCACCGTCCGCTGACCCCTCCCGTGCCCCTGGGCGTGGCCGTGAGGCCACGCTCAGGGGCACGACCGCGTCGTGGCCTGAGTCGTGGTCCGGGTCGTGGTCTGGGTCGTGGTCCGGGTCGTGGCCCGTGGCCGCGCTAGGCCGCGTCCTCAGGTGCACGACCCGAGCCACGACCCGAGCCACGACCCGAGCCACGACCCCGGCCACCCCGCGGCGGGAGGCCGGGCACGCCGAGCGAGCGCAGGTCCGCGGCCAGCTCGGCGTCCTCGTGGCGCACCTCGTACGCCGTGCACCCGACCACGACGCGGTCGGGGGAGGCGAGGCGACGCCCGCGCTTCTTGTCCGCGGCCCAGTGGCGCACCTCCATGTGGAAGGAACCGTCGACCTCCAGCACCAGCACCCCACCGCCGGGCAGGTCCCACTCGCAGTCGGTCCACCGGCGTCGTCCCGCGGAGTCGGCGCGGGCGCGTTGGCGGTCCGGCGGTGCGAGCCCGGCTCGACGGCACATCACGGCGACGTCCAGCTCGGCACCGGAGTGCGCGCCGCCCCCGATCTCGCCCAGCACCTGCTTGAAGGGCTTGGCGCGGCGCAGCGGGCGGAGCTGGTCGACCCACTCGAGCAGGCGCTCGGCCGTGGTGAGGCGCTGCTGCACCGTCGCGGCCAGCAGGCCGTACGCCGAGCGCATCGGGGCGTCGTACGCCGACCAGAGCAGCACCGCAGGCTCGACCCGGGCCACGGGCAGGCCGTCGCGCGGGTGGCGCAGCAGGTCGAAGGGGCGCCGGGTGCGGAAGAAGTCCACCCCGTCGACGGGCTCGAACGCCAGCGGCGCATCGACCCACACGGTGACGCGGTCGCGGTCCCAGCCGGTCAGCCCGTGGCACGCGGCCGCCGTCAGACCGCCGAGCATGCTGCGCGGACCGGCGTGCAGGACGCCCAGCCAGCGACGCTGCTCGAGGTCGAGCGTGCCGGTCACGGTGCTGACGACGCGTGACGTGCGGTTGGCCCATCGCCTGGCCCAGACGTTGTTGCGCACCGTGTCGGAGTCGATGCCGAGCGCGGTGAGCTGACGCCGCGCCACCATCCCCGACTGGCGGGTGACCAGGTCGTCGAGAGCCTTCTCGGTGTCTGTCATGACCAGCAGGCTGCCCCGGCGCGTCGATCCGTGCGCCGCTCATCCACAGGCCCGCTGGTGGGCCGGTGCGCTGGGGTCGTGGTCCCAGTCGTGGTCCCGGTTGTGGTTCCAGTCGTGGCTCCAGTCGTGTGCCTGCCGACGCGCCATACCGCGGCCACGGGCCACGACCCGGACCACGACCCGGACCACGACCCGGGGCTAGGTTGGGGCGGCATGAGGCAGGCGCACACGGTGGAGCAGGTCAGGGCGGCGGAGGCGGGGCTGATGGCCCGGCTGCCGGAGGGCGCGCTGATGATGCGGGCGGCCCACGGACTGGCGCAGGCGGTGGCCGACTGGCTCGGCTCGACGTACGGCCGCAGGGTGCTGCTGCTGGTGGGCTCGGGCGACAACGGGGGCGACGCGCTGCACGCGGGGGCGCTGCTGGCGCGGCGCGGGGCCGGGGTAGAGGCGTGGCTGCTCTCCGAGACCGTGCACGAGGGGGGCCTGGCGGCGCTGCGGGCCGCCGGTGGCCGGGTCGTGCCCCCGGGCGGGAGCCAGGAGCCACGCCGGGGGGCACGACCGGAGGTGGTGGTCGACGGGATCATGGGCATCGGCGGCAAGCCCGGGCTGCGCCCCGACGCGCAGCGAGCGCTGGCACGGCTCGAGGGGGTCCCGGTGGTCGCGGTCGACGTGCCCAGCGGGGTCGACGTCGACACCGGGGAGACCCCGGAACCGCACGTGCGGGCCGCGCTGACGGTCACGTTCGGCACCCACAAGACCGCCCACCTGGTCGACCCCGCGGCGGGCGCCTGCGGGGCGGTGCACCTCGTCGACCTCGGCCTCGACCTGCCGGAGCCCGGGGTCGAGAGCCTCCAGGGCCACGACGTCGCCCGGCTGCTGCCGCGCCCGGCCGACGACGCCCACAAGTACACGCGCGGCGTGGTCGGGGTGCGCGCCGGCTCCGAGGAGTACCCCGGTGCCGGGCTCCTCAGCGTCGCCGGCGCCGCGACCGGCCTCGCCGGCATGGTCCGGTACGTCGGCGACGTCGCCGTGGCCGACCGGGTGCGCCAGGCGCACCCCGAGGTCGTCGGGGCCGGCCGGGTGCAGGCCTGGGTGGTCGGCTCGGGGGCGGGCGAGGGCGCCGCCGGCACCCTGGCCGAGGCGCTCGACGACGCCCGCGAGCACCACCTGCCGGTGCTCGTCGACGCCGACGCGCTGCACCAGCTCGACCCCCACGAGCCGCTGCTGCGGTCGGGGGAGGTGCCGGCGGTGCTCACCCCGCACGCCGGCGAGCTCGCCGCGATGCTCGGCGAGGACCGCGCCGACATCGAGGCGCGCCCGCTGCACTTCGCCCGGGCGGCCGCGCGCCGCTACGGCTGCGTGGTGCTGCTCAAGGGCCGCCACACCCTGGTCAGCCGCCCCGACGGGCGCACCCGCGCCACCACCACCGGCACCCCGTGGCTGGCGACCGCCGGCGCCGGCGACGTGCTCGGCGGGCTCATCGGCGCCCTGCTCGCCGCGGGGCTGGACCCCTTCGACGCCGCGAGCG
The Nocardioides marinisabuli genome window above contains:
- the coaA gene encoding type I pantothenate kinase; the encoded protein is MSSPGRGHLNGGHDDNGRETSPYIELDRSAWAALADTATADPLSEEEIHELSGLGDELDLDEVREVYLPLSRLLSLYVESAGELHRSQEDFLHRRTPPRTPFVIGLAGSVAVGKSTTARVLQQMLAHWPEHPNVALVTTDGFLYPNAELERRGILQRKGFPESYDRRALLRFVVDIKSGKDEVEAPTYSHLVYDVVPDEKVVIKRPDIVIIEGLNVLQPPRIREDGTAGLVLSDFFDFSVYVDAGRDKIRQWYVDRFLRLRETAFRDPGSYFSKYGALSHDEAVAEAERIWDTINGPNLVQNVLPTRSRATLVLRKDIDHSVRYVRLRKL
- a CDS encoding ABC transporter permease, with the translated sequence MSTPQRLRVALVAEHRKLVSTRIWWILALAMAAYLAFVGGVLALSATVTPPGEGTPQLTGIDAALSTYGVLNAIGYVFPLVVGTLAVTTEHRHRTIEQTYLVEPRRGVVLVAKLLGTVPVGLLLGVVGTAGLVATAAPVLAWQGDGAFLTSGRVWETLLLGVVVTALWAVLGAAFGAVLTNQVAAIVVVLAFTQFVEPIARVALAAFESLSGVSAYLPGAAADAVVGASFFSGFGGADLLPRWGGALVLLAYVAALALVGWWRARSSDVG
- the glmS gene encoding glutamine--fructose-6-phosphate transaminase (isomerizing), with the translated sequence MCGIVGYVGQRPAELVVIEGLRRLEYRGYDSAGIALVDEGALVTRKKAGKLANLEKVVDDDPLPPSTIGIGHTRWATHGAPNDVNAHPHVGATGRVAMVHNGIIENFDDLRARLEDDGHQLVSETDTEVVAHLLELQVASGVDLTTAMQRVCSRLEGAFTLVAVDAQDPTAVVAARRNSPLVVGLGEGENFLGSDVAAFIEHTREALELDQDQVVTITADGVAVSGFDGTPAQGRPYHVDWDLSAAEKDGHDWFMRKEIFEQPRAVADSLLGRRTREGALHLDEMRLSDQELRDVDKIIIIAAGTSFYAGMVAKYAIEHWCRIPVEVELSSEFRYRDPILDYSTLVVAISQSGETADTLQAIRHARTQRSKVLAICNTNGSTIPRESDAVIYTHAGPEIGVASTKGFLTQLVACYLLALYLAQVKGTRYGDEIAEVMSQLEEMPGHIETVLSRADDVYALAADHVGTRSVLFLGRHAGYPVALEGALKLKELAYIHAEGFAAGELKHGPIALIEQDLPVLCVVPPRGRDQLHDKMLSGIQEVRARGARTICLAEEGDDSITSYADVLVRLPRVPVLLQPLVAVVPLQLFACELATQMGHDVDQPRNLAKSVTVE
- a CDS encoding NAD(P)H-hydrate dehydratase, encoding MRQAHTVEQVRAAEAGLMARLPEGALMMRAAHGLAQAVADWLGSTYGRRVLLLVGSGDNGGDALHAGALLARRGAGVEAWLLSETVHEGGLAALRAAGGRVVPPGGSQEPRRGARPEVVVDGIMGIGGKPGLRPDAQRALARLEGVPVVAVDVPSGVDVDTGETPEPHVRAALTVTFGTHKTAHLVDPAAGACGAVHLVDLGLDLPEPGVESLQGHDVARLLPRPADDAHKYTRGVVGVRAGSEEYPGAGLLSVAGAATGLAGMVRYVGDVAVADRVRQAHPEVVGAGRVQAWVVGSGAGEGAAGTLAEALDDAREHHLPVLVDADALHQLDPHEPLLRSGEVPAVLTPHAGELAAMLGEDRADIEARPLHFARAAARRYGCVVLLKGRHTLVSRPDGRTRATTTGTPWLATAGAGDVLGGLIGALLAAGLDPFDAASVGSWLHGAAATTVSRGGPIVAGQVAGAVADVVRALPAPLSSP
- a CDS encoding ATP-binding cassette domain-containing protein, which gives rise to MIDAPPLVLEGLGKRFGSVQAVEDLSFTVAPGRVTGFLGPNGSGKTTTLRMLLGLTRPTTGRALVGERAYAELPVPGAVVGAALEPGFHPGRTARGHLEAWAPQVGASRARCREVLAMVGLDQSAERRVGGFSLGMRQRLGLAAALLADPPVLVLDEPANGLDPEGIKWLRGMLRHLAAEGRTVLVSSHVLGEVQHTVDDVVIIAQGRLVHASPLEGLAALAEPRTYVESPEVERLTGVLAEQGWATSPGARGATGVVVEGVAAARVGAAVHAAGLELHQLTSQGTDLEDVFFHLVEQAGDRRQPQEVVA
- a CDS encoding holo-ACP synthase, encoding MPVIGVGIDVCDIERFAESLERTPALRERLFTPAEATRPLASLAARFAAKEALAKALGAPVGMAWHDCEVVNESSGRPLLEIRGSVRARADELGVAHLHLSLSHDAGIASAVVVLEA
- a CDS encoding amidase family protein, with translation MNKKKTTRASLLAAGSMGIAVLAVGPTAAPALSTPALSTAAAPAAAGGGYLAPYFTAADLTGDREVTVDDLDLLVEAMGTTSTDASWPDVAPADLDGDLVITVSDLAALSQRVLHDDGDFALVEASAVEMQKAMNAGVVTSVQLTQAYLDRIAAYDRTVVDTSPTGRALASIIATSDVALEAAAASDAARAVNGGPSSMLDGIPVLLKDNYDTVDMPTTAGCGCWEDNQTEDDAAMVEGLRADGAIILGKASLDEFAFGFTSQFSAGSEPGDTVYVASPYATDKTAGGSSGGTGAAIAANLGAIGFGTDTGGSIRVPSSYNQLVGVRPTVGLASRDGIVPLALSQDTGGPMTRSVSDAAIALDAVVGSDPADPVTADADDRAPESYTSYLDPEALAGVRIGYLASMLPNDLAVQRLWAQAVEDLEAQGATVEEISIDGIDPVLGEGSGSTNEFKHDLDDYIEAHLGESVAARSLRAIIDTGHIVPSRASTYDRREQVTAEEYDAWMESHTAVLEGGRALVTGALDDNDLDAIVYPSGRPYGTHSTNMRLSPNTGLPAVTVPMGQAVATDLSVTGAGVNLEFLGREYAEGDLLGMTYAYEQATAHRTTPELYGALAGDVLEGVGSDESATPGDGTVTISAPAKVKAGQEFTVTVEQDAADLYAYDLSIGFDPGAVTYVVDSAGTDDTGATYESTGEGEVAVTHTKLGTSPATSGETTLATLTFVATASGPTGLVVEELETVDSEGTATTVVEAADAEVDVRKVPTSLDVDLSDDKVSKGSKVSLVATVGAAGSIAPTGKVKVLVDGDVVRRAEVVDGVAETRFKARSLGRNKVIVRFLPADPFKKSKGKAVLRTVR